The following proteins are encoded in a genomic region of Chryseobacterium cucumeris:
- a CDS encoding SusC/RagA family TonB-linked outer membrane protein, translating to MNVRISRSVGVVAVLYFTANFSAQTTKAKDTIAKENKIDEVVVIGYGTQKKSNVTGAIASIKASDIENIPAGKPEQVLQGRAAGVSVVTNSGQPGAAATVRVRGITSFGAGSNSPLWVVDGIVVDNIGWLNQSDIESIEVLKDGASSAIYGVSAAKGVILVTTKKGKRGKLSLSYNGFYGFSNASKKLDLLDATQYAKIINEGFVNDGKAPRFSNPESFGKGTNWQDAIFGTGEKSSHEVSITGGNEKSTYYTSFGYFDQTGIVMSDISYYKRINARFNSTHKVTDYLTIGQTFAYTHVKSQGVSANEEFGGPLASAVNLDPITPVVVTDWSMVDSDGYKSPYIIRDSEGRPYGISPYVNNEMTNPQAFRHIQQGNYNWSDDFVGNVFAELKFLDHFTFKTSLNGKKSYWGSRSFTPKYYLSPNFNNTGFNSLNKVDENKFEWSMENTLTYQNKFGDHNINIMVGQGVYRYNIAGGASLTYSNLPIDNWQDASFNFDIPRENITAKGWDGIETRKASYFGRIIYDYADKYLFTGTIRRDGSSKFATNQHWGTFPSMSLGWNVHKENFWPENNVVNNLKLRGGYGVLGNDEMDNFRFASFMVSGSNYTNSSNNIIIGYAKSTLENPNLKWEQTSQLNIAADLKLFNNFTLTADWYKKKTTDILRQINIPGYVGVPVSPWANVGDMENSGVELELGYKKNWEDFSISVNGNFATIKNKVLRLEDDIEYFNLASFQTMGAVSRVAVGQPYGSFYGQTYSGVFQNQAQIDNYVNANGVKLLPDAKPGDFIWQDNNGDGKIDDNDKVNLGSSIPKYTFGLTVNMSYKNFDLMMFAQGQAGNKIFQGLRRLDLPDANYQTRILDRWTGEGSTNDNPRLTRTDSNHNYSWMSNYYLQKGDYVRLKIVQLGYTIPQDVTQRFGMSKVRLYITGENLVTFTKYTGYDPEIAGRNNSEQDIIGVDRAYYPQARTFLIGANIQF from the coding sequence ATGAATGTAAGAATATCAAGAAGCGTAGGAGTGGTTGCCGTCCTCTATTTTACGGCCAACTTCAGTGCCCAGACCACCAAGGCGAAGGACACAATTGCGAAAGAAAACAAAATAGACGAAGTGGTAGTCATCGGTTACGGTACTCAGAAAAAGAGTAATGTAACAGGAGCTATCGCGAGTATTAAAGCCAGTGACATTGAAAACATACCGGCAGGTAAGCCTGAACAGGTATTGCAGGGTAGAGCTGCCGGTGTTTCTGTTGTTACGAATTCGGGACAGCCTGGTGCTGCTGCTACTGTACGTGTAAGAGGGATTACCAGTTTTGGAGCTGGAAGCAACAGCCCATTGTGGGTAGTAGATGGTATTGTGGTAGACAATATCGGATGGCTTAACCAATCGGATATAGAAAGTATAGAAGTGCTAAAGGACGGAGCATCATCTGCAATCTATGGAGTCTCTGCAGCAAAAGGAGTAATCCTGGTGACAACCAAAAAAGGGAAGAGAGGAAAACTTAGTCTTTCTTATAACGGGTTTTATGGTTTCTCAAATGCATCCAAAAAACTGGATCTCTTAGATGCTACACAATATGCCAAAATTATTAATGAAGGTTTTGTTAATGACGGAAAGGCACCCAGATTTTCTAATCCTGAATCATTTGGGAAAGGTACCAACTGGCAGGATGCTATTTTCGGAACCGGTGAAAAATCGTCTCACGAAGTAAGTATTACCGGAGGGAATGAAAAATCCACCTACTATACCTCTTTCGGATATTTTGATCAGACTGGTATTGTAATGAGTGATATTTCTTATTACAAAAGAATCAATGCAAGATTTAACTCAACCCATAAAGTGACAGATTACCTGACCATAGGGCAAACTTTTGCGTATACCCATGTGAAGTCTCAGGGAGTAAGTGCAAACGAAGAATTTGGAGGACCGTTGGCTTCAGCAGTAAACCTGGATCCTATCACTCCGGTTGTCGTGACAGATTGGTCAATGGTAGATTCGGACGGTTATAAAAGTCCTTATATCATCCGTGATTCTGAAGGCCGTCCATATGGAATTTCCCCATATGTAAATAACGAGATGACCAATCCGCAGGCTTTCCGTCACATACAACAAGGCAATTATAACTGGTCTGATGATTTTGTGGGGAATGTCTTTGCAGAACTCAAGTTTCTTGATCACTTTACATTCAAAACAAGTTTAAATGGTAAAAAATCCTATTGGGGAAGCCGCTCCTTTACACCGAAATATTATTTAAGCCCAAATTTTAATAATACCGGTTTTAACAGTTTGAATAAGGTGGATGAAAATAAGTTCGAATGGAGCATGGAAAATACATTGACCTATCAGAATAAGTTTGGTGATCACAATATCAATATTATGGTTGGACAGGGTGTTTACCGATACAACATTGCCGGCGGTGCCAGTTTGACTTACAGTAACCTTCCTATTGATAACTGGCAGGATGCTTCCTTCAACTTTGATATTCCCAGGGAAAATATTACAGCAAAAGGATGGGACGGTATCGAGACCCGTAAAGCATCTTATTTTGGTAGAATCATTTATGATTATGCAGATAAATACTTATTTACAGGTACAATCCGTAGAGACGGTTCTTCAAAATTTGCTACCAACCAGCACTGGGGAACTTTCCCGTCTATGTCACTGGGATGGAACGTTCATAAAGAAAACTTCTGGCCGGAGAACAATGTCGTTAATAACTTAAAATTAAGAGGAGGTTACGGAGTGTTAGGGAATGATGAAATGGATAACTTCAGATTTGCAAGTTTCATGGTTTCCGGTAGTAATTATACCAACTCCAGTAATAATATTATCATTGGTTATGCGAAAAGTACTCTGGAAAACCCTAATCTGAAATGGGAACAGACCAGCCAGCTGAATATTGCTGCAGATCTGAAATTATTCAACAATTTTACCCTTACAGCAGACTGGTACAAAAAGAAAACAACAGATATTCTCAGACAAATCAATATCCCTGGTTATGTAGGAGTTCCGGTTTCACCTTGGGCAAATGTAGGAGATATGGAAAACTCAGGTGTTGAACTTGAATTAGGCTACAAGAAAAATTGGGAAGATTTCAGCATTTCGGTTAATGGTAACTTCGCTACGATAAAAAACAAAGTCCTTAGACTAGAAGATGATATTGAATACTTCAACCTGGCTTCTTTCCAGACCATGGGAGCGGTATCCAGAGTAGCGGTAGGGCAGCCCTACGGATCATTTTACGGACAAACATATAGTGGGGTTTTCCAGAATCAGGCACAAATTGACAATTATGTAAATGCCAATGGTGTAAAATTATTACCCGATGCAAAACCTGGGGACTTTATCTGGCAGGATAATAATGGAGATGGTAAAATTGATGACAATGATAAAGTAAACTTAGGAAGCTCTATCCCAAAATATACTTTCGGACTTACCGTGAATATGAGCTATAAGAATTTTGATCTGATGATGTTTGCGCAAGGACAGGCTGGTAACAAGATTTTCCAGGGGTTAAGAAGATTGGATTTGCCTGATGCCAACTACCAGACAAGAATCTTAGACAGATGGACAGGTGAGGGATCTACCAATGATAATCCAAGACTTACCCGCACTGATTCTAACCACAACTATTCATGGATGTCTAACTATTACCTTCAGAAAGGAGATTATGTGCGTCTGAAAATTGTTCAGCTAGGATATACTATTCCTCAGGATGTTACTCAACGTTTTGGAATGAGCAAGGTAAGACTGTACATCACAGGAGAGAACCTGGTTACTTTTACAAAATATACAGGATATGACCCTGAAATTGCGGGAAGAAATAATTCTGAGCAGGATATTATCGGTGTAGACAGAGCTTACTATCCACAAGCCAGAACATTCCTTATAGGAGCTAATATTCAATTTTAA
- a CDS encoding MFS transporter yields the protein MIVKPSKISLPLKLTFLIFSMVLNCMGLVILQLSEEKITYGELGLLESFKDLPIAFISLFAVSFINKTGPKKALILALAIVGFCSCLLPFVKVFWFYKLWFAIIGACFAIGKICVFGIIRNNISDEKSLAKTMNNVEASFMIGIFVVNTGFGWIISSQYSEFWKFGFLMIALLSAFTIFLLSKIEVADSRPMENKSILSELSGFTTPTVALFLGVIFFIVFVEQGFNSWLPSFYKNHLKVNSFFALQATSFLSVFSYAGRTVTANIIKRFSLPRYYITCMALIITLLIIILGIQYFDSEDSSYLLFLFPVIGLFLSPLYPVINSKMIAQVDKDKINLFTSLIVIFSSLGSSVSSIIMAVLFEKQLLNYYSLYILSSVILLFVISFIYFTVTNRK from the coding sequence ATGATCGTCAAGCCTTCAAAAATTTCTCTTCCGTTAAAACTTACCTTTCTCATTTTTTCAATGGTTCTAAACTGTATGGGACTGGTGATTCTGCAGTTGTCAGAAGAGAAAATCACCTATGGAGAACTGGGACTTTTAGAATCTTTTAAAGATCTACCTATTGCTTTTATTTCGCTTTTTGCAGTGAGCTTTATCAACAAGACAGGACCTAAAAAGGCATTGATCCTTGCCTTGGCCATTGTTGGATTCTGTTCCTGCCTTCTTCCTTTTGTAAAGGTTTTCTGGTTTTATAAACTGTGGTTTGCGATTATAGGAGCCTGTTTCGCTATTGGTAAAATCTGTGTTTTTGGAATTATCAGGAATAATATTTCGGATGAAAAATCCCTGGCAAAGACCATGAATAATGTAGAAGCCTCTTTTATGATCGGAATTTTCGTGGTTAATACCGGTTTTGGGTGGATAATTTCCAGCCAGTACTCGGAATTCTGGAAGTTTGGTTTCCTGATGATTGCTTTATTATCAGCATTTACCATTTTTCTGCTGTCAAAGATAGAAGTAGCAGATTCCAGGCCTATGGAAAACAAAAGCATTCTCTCAGAACTTTCCGGGTTTACCACACCTACGGTAGCTTTATTTTTAGGAGTGATCTTTTTTATCGTCTTTGTAGAGCAGGGATTCAATTCATGGCTTCCTTCTTTTTATAAAAACCATTTGAAGGTCAATTCTTTTTTTGCGCTTCAGGCCACTTCTTTTCTATCCGTCTTTTCTTATGCCGGACGAACGGTTACTGCCAATATCATCAAAAGGTTTTCATTGCCCAGATATTATATTACATGTATGGCTCTTATTATCACCTTACTGATTATTATACTGGGGATACAGTATTTTGATTCGGAGGATTCCAGCTATTTACTTTTTTTATTTCCGGTTATTGGTTTGTTTCTTTCCCCCCTCTACCCTGTAATCAACTCAAAAATGATTGCACAGGTGGATAAAGACAAGATTAATCTTTTCACCTCGCTTATTGTTATTTTTTCTTCTCTGGGCAGCTCTGTAAGCTCTATCATTATGGCTGTTTTATTTGAAAAACAGCTGTTGAATTATTATTCATTATACATCTTATCTTCTGTAATTCTGCTTTTTGTGATTAGTTTTATATATTTTACTGTCACAAATAGAAAATAG
- a CDS encoding NUDIX hydrolase, whose protein sequence is MKIKDTKSKETLQELIDTKDFVAHISVDCTIFGFHNNILKVLLLKYHDLDLWSLPGGFVFNDEDLREAAERVLFERTHLKGLFLKQFHTFGRIDRTENNVHQILLKNKGITVPEDHWIFQRFVTVGYCSLIDFSLADTFPDAFNESCEWFEVNNLPKMAFDHDRIIETGLEYLRMNINTEVAASNLLPEKFTMKDLQALYETILGQKFRRNNFQRKILSLNILDRMEKLYDGSANKAPYLYKFKTKVHNSTNQYPISNDEES, encoded by the coding sequence ATGAAAATTAAAGACACAAAAAGTAAAGAAACGCTACAGGAACTCATTGACACGAAAGATTTCGTAGCGCATATTTCCGTTGACTGCACCATATTCGGCTTTCATAATAACATTCTGAAAGTTTTGCTTTTAAAATATCATGATCTGGATCTATGGTCACTTCCGGGTGGTTTTGTTTTTAATGATGAGGACCTGAGAGAAGCTGCTGAAAGGGTTTTGTTTGAAAGAACCCATCTTAAAGGATTATTTTTGAAACAGTTTCACACCTTTGGAAGAATAGACCGTACGGAGAATAATGTACATCAGATCCTTCTTAAAAATAAAGGAATAACCGTTCCTGAAGATCACTGGATATTCCAGCGTTTTGTTACAGTAGGTTACTGCAGCCTCATTGATTTTTCACTGGCTGATACTTTCCCTGATGCTTTCAATGAAAGCTGTGAATGGTTTGAAGTCAACAACCTGCCTAAAATGGCATTCGACCACGACAGAATTATAGAGACAGGTCTTGAATACCTGAGAATGAATATCAATACAGAGGTTGCAGCAAGTAACCTGCTTCCTGAAAAATTTACCATGAAAGATCTTCAGGCTCTTTATGAAACTATTTTAGGACAGAAATTCAGAAGAAATAATTTTCAGCGGAAAATTTTAAGTTTAAATATTCTGGACAGAATGGAAAAACTCTATGACGGCTCGGCCAATAAAGCTCCTTATCTGTATAAATTTAAAACTAAAGTTCATAATTCTACCAATCAGTATCCCATCTCTAATGATGAGGAATCATAA